One window of Acidobacteriota bacterium genomic DNA carries:
- a CDS encoding Ppx/GppA family phosphatase has product MAVRVPAFPLRAGAVDVGSNAIRMQAAEFATPTEFTVLEYQRVPVRLGHDAFLSGRLTQAAMDAAIQALQAFADRFKDLGVEHCRAVATSAVRESRNGPEFVERAYRESGIELRTISGSEEARLVHLAVRRRLELGSEQWVLADLGGGSVEVSLVDIRGVLWSESHTMGSVRLLEELAGSGEEPGRFRRLLTEYIGTLRIPTAARHHKPAGFVATGGTIEAAARLAGCEPNPDGVSQIPLDRLRALIDTLTLMSYRQRIEKFDLRADHADVILPAAMVFERLAVLSGQEMVIVPHVGVKDGTLLDLVDELATRADHCDRIEQEVIAHAITLGRRYMFDEAHARHVAHLARILFDQLRRAELVPETDLNLLLTAALLHDIGSFISYKRHHKHSHYLIANSELANLTPREMQVVATVARYHRKTEPSLRHPEFERLSEAERAQVLRIAAVLRIADSLDREHLQKVRDVRMRPNKNGEILLEIFGDGDLLIERWAVQRKMDLFRKAYHRRVRIQTDKDAYVQS; this is encoded by the coding sequence TTGGCTGTCAGGGTGCCGGCGTTTCCGCTGCGCGCGGGCGCGGTGGATGTAGGGTCCAATGCCATCCGCATGCAGGCTGCAGAGTTCGCGACCCCCACGGAATTTACCGTTCTGGAATACCAGCGTGTCCCCGTCCGGCTGGGTCATGATGCGTTTCTCTCCGGCCGGCTCACGCAAGCGGCCATGGATGCCGCGATCCAGGCCTTGCAGGCCTTTGCCGATCGGTTCAAGGATCTGGGTGTGGAACATTGCCGGGCGGTAGCCACGAGCGCGGTCCGGGAGAGCCGGAACGGACCCGAGTTCGTCGAGCGGGCGTATCGGGAGAGCGGCATCGAACTCCGCACCATTTCGGGTTCCGAGGAGGCCCGGCTCGTGCACCTGGCGGTGCGTCGCCGACTGGAGTTGGGGAGTGAGCAGTGGGTGCTGGCCGATCTGGGCGGCGGCAGCGTCGAAGTTTCTCTGGTGGACATCCGGGGCGTCCTCTGGAGCGAGTCCCACACCATGGGTTCGGTGCGACTGCTCGAGGAACTCGCCGGCTCTGGCGAGGAGCCGGGACGCTTTCGCCGCCTGCTCACCGAGTACATCGGCACCCTGCGGATCCCCACCGCGGCGCGGCACCACAAGCCGGCCGGATTCGTGGCCACGGGCGGCACCATCGAGGCGGCGGCTCGGCTGGCCGGTTGCGAGCCGAACCCGGACGGAGTCAGCCAGATCCCACTGGACCGCCTCCGTGCGCTGATCGACACGCTGACGCTGATGTCTTACCGGCAGCGTATCGAGAAGTTCGACCTCCGGGCGGACCACGCCGATGTCATTCTGCCGGCGGCAATGGTCTTCGAACGGCTGGCGGTGCTTTCCGGGCAGGAGATGGTCATCGTGCCCCATGTCGGGGTCAAAGACGGCACCCTGCTGGACCTGGTCGACGAGCTGGCGACCCGGGCAGACCACTGCGACCGGATTGAGCAGGAAGTGATCGCTCATGCCATAACACTCGGGCGGCGTTATATGTTCGACGAAGCCCACGCCCGGCACGTCGCCCACCTGGCCCGTATCCTGTTCGATCAACTGCGCCGGGCGGAACTGGTCCCCGAGACCGACCTGAACCTGCTCCTGACGGCGGCGTTGCTGCACGACATCGGCAGTTTCATCAGCTACAAACGCCATCACAAGCATTCGCACTACCTGATCGCGAATTCCGAGCTGGCCAACCTCACGCCGCGGGAGATGCAAGTGGTGGCGACAGTGGCGCGCTACCATCGCAAGACGGAGCCGTCGCTCCGCCATCCGGAGTTCGAGCGCCTCTCCGAGGCGGAACGGGCGCAGGTGTTGCGCATTGCTGCCGTCCTCCGCATCGCTGACTCGCTGGATCGGGAGCATCTGCAGAAGGTGCGTGACGTGCGGATGCGCCCGAACAAAAACGGTGAAATCCTGTTGGAGATCTTCGGCGACGGCGACTTGCTCATCGAACGGTGGGCGG